A single window of Gemmatimonadota bacterium DNA harbors:
- a CDS encoding ABC transporter ATP-binding protein, producing the protein MPTTDASPAPASSPAVVCRGVTKRFASLTAVDDLDLELPRGECFGLLGPNGAGKTTTVEMLQGLLRPDAGQVRILGLDWRHDEPELRQRLGTQLQETRLPEKLSVREILTLFRSFHPVGLPVDDVLDLVQLGEKSNAWVRTLSGGQHQRLAIACALVGNPDLLFLDEPTTGLDPQSRRQLWEVIGDLHRRGTTILLTTHYMEEAERLCDRVGIMDRGRLIALGSPRELIRSLEAEHVVEFALGADTSPDAVVWEGLTHTRAIQRVGDRYRLTAEQVHQAVPELMRVLEREGLALSELTTHHATLEDVFLDLTGRSLRDG; encoded by the coding sequence ATGCCCACCACCGATGCGTCCCCCGCCCCGGCCTCCTCTCCGGCCGTCGTGTGCCGTGGCGTCACGAAGCGCTTCGCTTCGCTCACGGCCGTCGACGACCTGGATCTGGAGCTGCCCCGGGGGGAATGCTTCGGCCTCCTCGGCCCCAATGGAGCCGGCAAGACCACCACGGTCGAGATGCTCCAGGGCCTGCTCCGGCCCGACGCGGGCCAGGTGCGGATCCTGGGGCTCGACTGGCGCCACGACGAACCCGAGCTCCGGCAACGTCTGGGAACGCAGTTGCAGGAGACCCGGCTCCCCGAGAAGCTCAGCGTCCGGGAGATCCTCACGCTGTTCCGATCGTTCCATCCGGTGGGCCTTCCCGTAGACGACGTGCTGGACCTGGTGCAGCTGGGGGAGAAGTCCAACGCGTGGGTGCGGACCCTCTCGGGTGGACAGCATCAGCGTCTCGCGATCGCCTGCGCCCTCGTCGGCAATCCCGACCTGCTGTTCCTGGACGAGCCGACCACCGGCCTGGACCCCCAGTCACGGCGACAGCTCTGGGAGGTGATCGGAGACCTGCATCGTCGCGGCACGACGATCCTGCTCACCACGCACTACATGGAGGAGGCGGAGCGGCTCTGCGACCGGGTGGGCATCATGGATCGCGGCCGCCTGATCGCGCTGGGATCCCCGCGCGAGCTCATCCGCTCGCTGGAGGCGGAGCACGTGGTCGAGTTCGCGCTCGGTGCCGACACCTCTCCGGACGCCGTGGTGTGGGAGGGATTGACCCACACGCGCGCGATCCAGCGCGTCGGAGACCGCTACCGCCTCACCGCCGAACAGGTGCACCAGGCGGTTCCCGAGCTCATGCGGGTGCTGGAGCGCGAGGGGCTGGCCCTGAGCGAGCTGACCACCCACCACGCCACCCTCGAGGACGTGTTCCTCGACCTGACGGGCCGGAGCCTGCGCGATGGCTGA
- a CDS encoding four-helix bundle copper-binding protein translates to MERLKTMFDHHPHPASEAGDEAMAAIHGATECALVCIACADACLAEPDPAPLRECIRLNQECADAAQMTARLLCRAGRQDKSALERALRACAEIARACARECDAHAGAMEHCRVCSEACREAAFACETMIPALVA, encoded by the coding sequence ATGGAACGCCTCAAGACGATGTTCGACCATCATCCGCACCCCGCCAGCGAGGCCGGGGACGAAGCGATGGCCGCCATCCACGGCGCCACCGAGTGCGCCCTGGTCTGTATCGCATGCGCGGACGCGTGCCTGGCGGAGCCCGACCCGGCGCCCCTCCGGGAGTGCATCCGACTGAATCAGGAGTGCGCGGACGCTGCGCAGATGACGGCACGCCTCCTCTGCCGGGCCGGTCGCCAGGACAAGTCCGCGCTCGAGCGGGCGCTGCGTGCGTGCGCGGAGATCGCTCGGGCCTGCGCCCGTGAGTGCGATGCACACGCGGGCGCAATGGAACACTGTCGCGTCTGCAGCGAGGCCTGCCGCGAGGCGGCCTTCGCCTGTGAGACCATGATCCCGGCGCTGGTCGCCTGA
- the nhaA gene encoding Na+/H+ antiporter NhaA, producing MHRDPPSAQPDARERPARNRTEGRLRLRAGRSGFARRVGVPTIRRLRIDETAGWPVILAGIAALLWANSPWGSSYEALWSRTVALDLGAWSAEASLRDLVDLLLLPLFFFTIAVEIRAELTHGHLSELRRAALPVAAAIGGMAVPIAVYLAWTRGTPAQSGFGVPVATDIAFALAFLLVLGDRIPASLKAFLLAFAAVDDVGGILVIALFYGHGIAWGWLAAAGAVTATLLLLGRTDARAPWLYGGLALLLWASTALSGVHVTIAGVVLGLVLPARPLFDREEAARRVRALAERLDRGPTSRDALLGAMEELVARTEAPAERAARGLRPWVSYVVLPVFGLAMAGTALDPAALRDAVSSTAAQAIAVALVLGKPVGVLAATGLAVALGWARLPAGVGWRHIAGVATLSGIGFTVSLFIAKLAFGPEALASVRVAILGSSLLAGLGGLGILALASRRR from the coding sequence ATGCACCGGGATCCGCCCTCCGCCCAGCCCGACGCACGCGAGCGCCCGGCCCGGAATCGCACCGAAGGCCGGCTGCGGCTGCGCGCGGGGCGGTCCGGCTTCGCGCGGCGTGTGGGGGTGCCCACGATCCGCCGCCTGCGCATCGACGAGACCGCGGGGTGGCCGGTCATCCTCGCGGGCATCGCTGCGCTGCTGTGGGCCAATTCGCCCTGGGGATCGAGCTACGAGGCGTTGTGGTCCCGGACCGTGGCGCTGGACCTCGGGGCCTGGAGCGCGGAGGCGTCGCTCCGCGATCTCGTGGACCTGCTGCTCCTGCCCCTCTTCTTCTTCACCATCGCGGTGGAGATCCGCGCGGAACTCACGCACGGACACCTGTCCGAGCTGCGGCGGGCGGCGCTCCCGGTCGCGGCGGCAATCGGCGGCATGGCCGTGCCGATCGCCGTCTACCTCGCGTGGACCCGCGGCACACCGGCCCAGTCGGGCTTCGGCGTTCCGGTGGCCACGGACATCGCGTTCGCGCTCGCGTTCCTCCTGGTGCTCGGCGACCGCATCCCGGCATCCCTCAAGGCGTTCCTCCTCGCGTTCGCGGCCGTGGACGACGTGGGCGGGATCCTGGTCATCGCCCTCTTCTACGGGCACGGGATCGCCTGGGGCTGGCTCGCGGCCGCCGGGGCCGTGACGGCCACGCTGCTCCTGCTGGGACGCACCGACGCGCGCGCGCCGTGGCTCTATGGCGGGCTCGCGCTGTTGCTCTGGGCATCGACCGCGCTCTCCGGGGTCCACGTGACCATCGCGGGTGTGGTGCTGGGGCTGGTGCTCCCGGCCCGTCCGCTCTTCGACCGCGAGGAGGCGGCGAGACGGGTCCGGGCGTTGGCCGAGCGGCTGGACCGCGGCCCCACCTCGCGTGACGCCCTGCTGGGCGCGATGGAGGAGCTGGTGGCCCGCACGGAGGCGCCCGCCGAGCGGGCGGCGCGGGGCCTCAGGCCGTGGGTCAGCTACGTCGTGCTGCCCGTGTTCGGTCTGGCCATGGCGGGAACGGCGCTGGACCCGGCCGCGCTGCGCGACGCCGTGTCCAGCACGGCGGCCCAGGCCATCGCGGTGGCGCTCGTGCTGGGGAAGCCCGTGGGGGTCCTGGCGGCCACCGGGCTCGCCGTGGCGCTCGGGTGGGCCCGCCTTCCGGCGGGCGTCGGCTGGAGGCACATCGCGGGCGTGGCGACCCTCTCCGGCATCGGCTTCACGGTGTCGCTGTTCATCGCCAAGCTGGCCTTCGGGCCCGAGGCGCTTGCGTCCGTGCGGGTGGCGATCCTGGGATCGTCCCTCCTGGCGGGACTGGGTGGGCTGGGGATCCTGGCGCTGGCGAGCCGTCGCCGGTGA
- a CDS encoding fatty acid desaturase, whose amino-acid sequence MAEPKSSGPAPKALTPAQWNALIASYKGADDRRSVRQLVISALGFFGMWALMYASLQVHYALTLLLAFPTAGFLMRLFMIQHDCGHGSFFTSRRARDIVGFCIGVLTLVPYQYWRRTHAIHHAHSGDLDFRGFGDVTTKTVSEYLSMTPGQRWYYRFYRNPLVMLGIGPTVLFVIKHRYPWDIPRDWTQAWRSVWWTNAALAAVIVGMSLLVGWQAFLLVQVPITMFAGTMGVYLFYVQHQFEDTYWHRHDDWNYYDATIHGSSHLVLPKPLQWITANIGLHHVHHLSALIPNYKLEDAHEGVPQLQQATQIRLRDSWRLLRLTLWDEEQQRLIGFRDLKHRRTETPEAMAA is encoded by the coding sequence ATGGCCGAACCCAAATCCTCGGGCCCCGCACCCAAGGCCCTGACGCCGGCCCAGTGGAACGCCCTCATCGCGTCCTACAAGGGCGCCGACGACCGTCGCAGCGTCCGCCAGCTCGTCATCTCCGCCCTCGGCTTCTTCGGCATGTGGGCGCTCATGTACGCCAGCCTGCAGGTCCACTACGCACTGACGCTGCTCCTGGCGTTCCCGACGGCCGGCTTCCTCATGCGCCTGTTCATGATCCAGCACGACTGCGGTCATGGCTCCTTCTTCACGTCGCGCCGGGCCCGGGACATCGTCGGGTTCTGCATCGGCGTGCTGACGCTCGTGCCCTATCAGTATTGGCGGCGCACGCACGCCATCCATCACGCCCACTCCGGCGACCTGGACTTCAGGGGCTTCGGCGACGTCACGACCAAGACCGTGTCGGAGTATCTGTCGATGACGCCAGGGCAGCGCTGGTACTACCGCTTCTACCGCAACCCGCTCGTGATGCTCGGGATCGGCCCCACCGTCCTGTTCGTCATCAAGCATCGCTACCCCTGGGACATCCCGCGCGACTGGACGCAGGCGTGGCGCAGCGTCTGGTGGACCAACGCCGCCCTGGCCGCGGTCATCGTGGGGATGTCGCTCCTCGTCGGCTGGCAGGCGTTCCTGCTGGTGCAGGTGCCCATCACGATGTTCGCGGGCACCATGGGCGTGTACCTCTTCTACGTGCAGCACCAGTTCGAGGACACGTACTGGCATCGGCACGATGATTGGAACTACTACGACGCCACCATCCACGGGAGCAGCCACCTCGTGTTGCCCAAGCCGCTCCAGTGGATCACGGCCAACATCGGCCTGCACCACGTGCACCACCTGAGCGCGCTGATCCCGAACTACAAGCTGGAGGACGCGCACGAAGGTGTGCCCCAGCTCCAACAGGCGACCCAGATCCGGCTGCGCGACTCGTGGCGGTTGTTGCGCCTGACGCTGTGGGACGAGGAGCAGCAGCGTCTCATCGGCTTCCGCGACCTCAAGCATCGACGGACGGAGACGCCGGAGGCGATGGCCGCCTAG
- a CDS encoding ABC transporter permease produces MAERPLVQLTLWRFREFIREPEAVFWVFVFPLLLAIALGIAFRNRAPEPVPVAVVAGPDAERVQADLDADPDLVVSLQSDAEAEQALRTGRVAVLVRTTPGLTLQFDSTREESRLARVLTERALQRAAGQAPAIDVATIGSAERGGRYIDFVLPGLLGMNIMGTSMWGVGFGIAQLRQKKLLKRLLASPMRRSDFLLAQILFRLMFLALEVGVLIGFGVLLFGVPVRGGFGLVVLVSVAGALAFSALGLLTASRARTIEGVSGLMNLVMMPMWILSGVFFSYALFPDVVQPFIKALPLTAINDALRAVMLEGVGLAGIAPMLAILGAWTVGAFGLALRWFRWS; encoded by the coding sequence ATGGCTGAGCGGCCGCTGGTCCAGCTGACGCTCTGGCGCTTCCGCGAGTTCATCCGCGAACCCGAAGCCGTCTTCTGGGTGTTCGTCTTCCCTCTCCTGCTGGCGATCGCGCTGGGCATCGCGTTCCGCAATCGCGCGCCCGAGCCGGTCCCGGTGGCGGTCGTCGCAGGACCCGACGCCGAGCGCGTACAGGCGGATCTCGACGCCGATCCCGATCTGGTCGTATCGCTCCAGTCGGACGCCGAGGCCGAGCAGGCCCTGCGCACCGGTCGGGTCGCGGTGCTGGTGCGCACGACTCCCGGGCTCACGCTGCAGTTCGACTCGACGCGGGAGGAGAGCCGCCTCGCCCGCGTGCTCACCGAGCGCGCGCTGCAACGGGCCGCGGGACAGGCGCCCGCGATCGACGTGGCGACCATCGGGAGCGCCGAGCGTGGAGGCCGCTACATCGACTTCGTCCTGCCGGGCCTCCTGGGCATGAACATCATGGGCACCAGCATGTGGGGCGTCGGATTCGGCATCGCGCAGCTGCGCCAGAAGAAGCTGCTCAAGCGCCTGCTGGCCTCGCCGATGCGTCGGAGCGACTTCCTGCTGGCGCAGATCCTGTTCCGCCTGATGTTCCTGGCGCTCGAGGTCGGCGTCCTGATCGGGTTCGGCGTCCTGCTCTTCGGTGTGCCGGTGCGCGGCGGCTTCGGACTCGTGGTGCTGGTGTCCGTCGCGGGTGCCCTGGCCTTCTCGGCGCTCGGCCTGCTGACGGCCAGCCGCGCCCGAACCATCGAGGGGGTGTCGGGCCTCATGAACCTGGTCATGATGCCCATGTGGATCCTCTCCGGTGTGTTCTTCTCCTACGCGCTCTTCCCGGACGTCGTACAACCGTTCATCAAGGCCCTGCCACTCACGGCGATCAACGACGCGCTGCGGGCGGTCATGCTCGAAGGCGTGGGCCTGGCGGGCATCGCACCCATGCTGGCGATCCTGGGCGCCTGGACCGTCGGCGCCTTCGGTCTGGCGCTACGGTGGTTCCGCTGGAGTTGA
- a CDS encoding LON peptidase substrate-binding domain-containing protein has translation MNIATDPVGGAAACAALRSCHDRNGGTPLAVLPPMERIALIPVQFVPFPGTIIQLRLSDDAALAPFQDCRDQDRALGFIFHDEARFGTYRVEEGGVGCTAMIRALQDEASGGPRVIAQTLARFEIADALVVDGPLLEAVVRPYVDRGDRGEGLVERREQTLALFRSVIRALPGARRALPRLDCQEDVSFRMAPSVGAGAGWKQNLLEMRDERRRLDRLDTFFLQAIARYRAPDLDA, from the coding sequence GTGAACATCGCGACCGATCCGGTGGGAGGAGCGGCGGCCTGCGCGGCGCTGCGGTCGTGCCACGACCGGAACGGCGGCACGCCGCTCGCTGTATTGCCCCCCATGGAGCGGATCGCCCTCATCCCCGTGCAGTTCGTGCCGTTTCCCGGCACGATCATCCAGTTGCGTCTCTCCGACGACGCGGCGCTGGCGCCGTTCCAGGACTGTCGCGACCAGGACCGCGCCCTCGGGTTCATCTTCCACGACGAGGCGCGCTTCGGGACCTACCGGGTCGAGGAAGGCGGCGTCGGTTGCACGGCGATGATCCGCGCGCTCCAGGACGAGGCATCGGGCGGGCCGCGCGTGATCGCGCAAACGCTCGCCCGGTTCGAGATCGCGGATGCGCTCGTCGTGGACGGACCCCTGCTCGAAGCGGTCGTGCGCCCGTACGTGGATCGCGGGGACAGGGGGGAAGGGCTGGTGGAGCGCAGGGAGCAGACGCTCGCGCTCTTCCGCTCCGTGATCCGCGCTCTGCCCGGGGCGCGGCGCGCGCTGCCCCGCCTGGACTGTCAGGAGGACGTGTCCTTCCGCATGGCGCCCTCGGTGGGCGCTGGCGCGGGCTGGAAGCAGAACCTCCTCGAGATGCGCGACGAGCGTCGGCGGCTGGACCGGCTCGACACCTTCTTCCTGCAGGCGATCGCCCGCTACCGCGCTCCCGATCTCGACGCCTGA
- a CDS encoding L,D-transpeptidase, whose protein sequence is MVPLELSVVRRAGLWVVTVVLTGVSPLWGQGPTDRRHVVDRDVPIRRWFEVVDSLVARYDTPAAPLTEHVLVRANPWIVDRLAATDYYTMMEQGRFAEDPQALLALRAGDTLLIPDPSQVDSLRAVLAATVIDLNIPEFTLRILENGAQIHAFRVRVGQDRSRYLQMAGRDVDLRTHPGRGTIVRIERDAVFRNPVDNHRYTVTRRDDGRLTGLPRIPWLEPELDGRRWGQLLHPTTNRETLGSAVSNGCVGLAEGDAWRLYYHAPLGTRVVFRYELEVHGPDGTTRHLPDLYGWGSRTPAPEGPVGGCA, encoded by the coding sequence GTGGTTCCGCTGGAGTTGAGCGTGGTGCGGCGCGCGGGCTTGTGGGTCGTCACGGTGGTGCTCACGGGGGTGTCGCCGCTCTGGGGTCAGGGACCGACCGATCGCCGGCACGTCGTCGACCGGGACGTCCCCATCCGCCGCTGGTTCGAGGTCGTCGACAGCCTGGTCGCGCGCTACGACACGCCCGCGGCGCCCCTCACCGAGCACGTGCTGGTCCGGGCCAATCCCTGGATCGTCGACCGCCTCGCCGCCACCGACTACTACACGATGATGGAGCAGGGCCGGTTCGCGGAGGATCCGCAGGCCCTGTTGGCCCTGCGCGCCGGCGACACGCTCCTCATCCCGGACCCGAGCCAGGTGGACTCGCTCCGCGCGGTGCTGGCCGCCACGGTGATCGACCTCAACATCCCGGAGTTCACGCTGCGCATCCTGGAGAACGGTGCGCAGATCCACGCCTTCCGGGTGCGGGTGGGGCAGGATCGCTCCCGGTATCTGCAGATGGCCGGTCGGGACGTCGATCTCCGCACGCACCCGGGCCGCGGCACCATCGTCCGCATCGAGCGCGATGCGGTCTTCCGCAATCCGGTGGACAACCACCGCTACACCGTCACGCGCCGGGACGACGGTCGGCTGACCGGCCTGCCGCGGATCCCCTGGCTGGAGCCGGAGCTGGACGGGCGCCGCTGGGGGCAGCTGCTGCACCCGACCACCAACCGCGAGACGCTCGGGAGCGCCGTCTCCAACGGGTGCGTGGGACTCGCCGAGGGAGATGCCTGGCGGCTCTACTACCATGCCCCGCTCGGCACCCGGGTGGTCTTCCGCTACGAGCTCGAGGTGCATGGGCCCGACGGAACCACCCGGCACCTGCCCGATCTCTACGGCTGGGGATCGCGCACGCCGGCGCCGGAAGGGCCGGTGGGAGGCTGCGCGTGA
- the coxB gene encoding cytochrome c oxidase subunit II, translated as MPLLRPEPRSGATVPRRRRAWVGPVGAAFLAAACAGPQSTLSPAGTDAEQIAMLWWWMAGGAAFVWCTVVGIAVYAIWIRPAEHDRTHGVRLILVGGVVFPTVVLAALLAYGLSILPRLLLPGESDGLRIEVVGEEWWWRVRYLEPGQEAVESANEVRLPVGRRTTLTLTSADVIHSFWVPALAGKIDMIPGRTNRIALEPTRTGIFRGACAEFCGTSHALMGFRAVVMEPDEFSAWLARERRPAAGAEPTDTTGGARIFRGYGCGACHTVRGVSEMGTVGPDLTHVGSRVSLAAGMLPNDSAAFHTWIASSSTLKPDVHMPAFSMLTPTELGALAAWLERLQ; from the coding sequence GTGCCCCTGCTCCGCCCGGAGCCCCGCTCCGGTGCGACCGTTCCCCGCCGCCGACGCGCGTGGGTGGGGCCGGTGGGGGCCGCGTTCCTGGCCGCCGCCTGCGCCGGACCCCAATCCACGCTCTCCCCCGCCGGAACCGACGCCGAGCAGATCGCGATGCTCTGGTGGTGGATGGCGGGTGGCGCGGCGTTCGTGTGGTGCACGGTGGTGGGCATCGCAGTCTACGCGATCTGGATCCGCCCGGCGGAGCACGACCGCACGCACGGCGTGCGCCTCATCCTGGTCGGAGGCGTCGTGTTTCCCACCGTCGTGCTGGCCGCGCTGCTCGCATACGGCCTGTCCATCCTGCCGCGACTGCTGCTTCCGGGAGAGTCCGACGGTCTCCGGATCGAGGTGGTCGGCGAGGAGTGGTGGTGGCGGGTCCGCTATCTGGAGCCCGGTCAGGAGGCGGTGGAGTCGGCCAACGAGGTCCGACTGCCGGTCGGACGCCGCACGACGCTCACGCTCACCAGCGCGGACGTCATCCACTCCTTCTGGGTGCCGGCGCTCGCTGGGAAGATCGACATGATCCCCGGCCGCACCAACCGCATCGCGTTGGAGCCGACGCGCACCGGCATCTTCCGGGGAGCGTGCGCCGAGTTCTGCGGGACCTCCCACGCCCTGATGGGTTTCCGGGCGGTCGTGATGGAACCGGACGAGTTCTCGGCGTGGTTGGCCCGCGAGCGCCGTCCGGCCGCCGGAGCGGAGCCGACGGACACCACCGGTGGCGCGCGGATCTTCCGCGGCTACGGCTGTGGCGCGTGCCACACCGTCCGTGGGGTCAGCGAGATGGGGACCGTCGGGCCGGACCTCACCCACGTGGGGAGCCGGGTGTCGCTGGCGGCGGGGATGCTTCCCAACGACTCGGCGGCCTTCCACACGTGGATCGCCTCCAGCAGCACCCTGAAACCCGATGTGCACATGCCCGCCTTCTCGATGCTCACCCCGACGGAGCTCGGCGCGCTGGCGGCATGGCTGGAGCGCCTGCAATGA
- the ctaD gene encoding cytochrome c oxidase subunit I: MTPEPPRTAPGDPGPLEGPLDPELQQAQVERLLKVWKGPSGWRYWSAVNNSEVGRWYTAAACCFFLFGGMLALVMRIQLAVPNNDFVSADLYNQLFTLHGTVMMFLFAVPIFEAFSIFVLPEMLAARELPFPRLSAYGFWCFLLGGIFVCGSIFFGAAPKGGWFMYPPMSTDAQPGIGADIWLLGLSFIEISSLAAAVELIVGVLKCRAPGMRINLIPLYAWYILVVAVMILFAFPPLIAGDILLELERLLDWPFFDPARGGDPLLWQHLFWIFGHPEVYIVFLPSIAIVAMIVPTFARTPMVGYSWIVLAAVGTGFLSFGLWVHHMFTTGLPGISLGFFSAASEAVAIPTGIQIFCFLATLLVGRVSRAVPMLFAFGGLVTFVLGGLTGVMVALVPFDLQAHDTYFVVSHLHYVMIGGTIFPIVAGIHYFFPLLTGKRLRDRPGRLSFWVMFIGFNITFLPMHLSGLRGMPRRVFTYPADLGLDTLNLISSVGAFVLAAGFLPLLWDIVWTLRKGKTSERNPWGAGTLEWLTEMPGQPWGTRSLPEIDSRYPLWDQPDLMRHVDEGRFYLPDAQELKREALVTSPIDAIPQQCLRVSGPSFLPMLSAFATGGGFIFATFHWWWAAAASAGAAVVLLLAWVWTGTAQIPEKDDKDVGLGVVLPTYVSGPESVGWWGVLITMLGDITAFGSLIFGYFFYWTVHPDFLRRAASAPLTTGLLIGGGALLASWLLTLFARRLNGRPRGTAFYQVLSGGLACTLLGGSALVLTLLRSGLDPTAHAYAAIVWVITVWTVLHVALGGLVQAYCLARRAAARLTPRYDIDIVNTTLYWHFLALTVVVTVGVLAGAPWLA, translated from the coding sequence ATGACACCGGAGCCGCCGCGCACCGCCCCCGGCGACCCGGGACCGCTGGAAGGACCTCTCGACCCGGAGCTGCAGCAGGCCCAGGTGGAGCGCCTCCTGAAGGTCTGGAAGGGCCCGAGCGGATGGCGCTACTGGTCCGCCGTGAACAACAGCGAGGTCGGGCGGTGGTACACCGCCGCCGCGTGCTGCTTCTTCCTCTTCGGCGGCATGCTCGCGCTCGTCATGCGCATCCAGTTGGCCGTCCCGAACAACGATTTCGTCTCGGCCGACCTGTACAACCAGCTGTTCACCTTGCACGGCACCGTGATGATGTTCCTGTTCGCGGTGCCGATCTTCGAGGCCTTCTCCATCTTCGTGCTGCCGGAGATGCTGGCGGCGCGTGAGCTGCCGTTTCCCCGGCTGTCGGCCTACGGGTTCTGGTGCTTCCTGCTCGGCGGCATCTTCGTGTGCGGGTCGATCTTCTTCGGGGCCGCACCCAAAGGCGGGTGGTTCATGTACCCGCCGATGAGCACCGACGCGCAGCCCGGCATCGGGGCCGACATCTGGCTGCTGGGCCTGAGCTTCATCGAGATCTCGTCGCTGGCCGCGGCGGTCGAGCTCATCGTGGGCGTCCTGAAGTGCCGGGCCCCCGGCATGCGGATCAACCTCATCCCGCTGTACGCCTGGTACATCCTGGTCGTGGCGGTGATGATCCTCTTCGCGTTCCCGCCGCTCATCGCCGGTGACATCCTGCTGGAGCTGGAACGGCTGCTCGACTGGCCGTTCTTCGATCCTGCCCGTGGGGGCGATCCGCTGCTCTGGCAGCATCTCTTCTGGATCTTCGGTCATCCGGAGGTCTACATCGTCTTCCTGCCGTCGATCGCAATCGTCGCGATGATCGTGCCGACCTTCGCCCGCACGCCGATGGTCGGGTACTCCTGGATCGTGTTGGCCGCCGTGGGCACGGGCTTCCTGAGCTTCGGCCTGTGGGTCCATCACATGTTCACGACCGGCCTGCCGGGCATCTCGCTCGGGTTCTTCTCCGCGGCGTCCGAGGCGGTGGCGATCCCCACGGGCATCCAGATCTTCTGCTTCCTGGCCACCCTGCTGGTCGGCCGTGTGTCGCGCGCGGTCCCCATGCTGTTCGCCTTCGGTGGGCTGGTCACGTTCGTGCTGGGGGGACTCACGGGCGTGATGGTGGCGCTGGTGCCCTTCGACCTGCAGGCGCACGACACCTACTTCGTCGTCAGCCACCTGCACTATGTCATGATCGGCGGGACCATCTTCCCCATCGTGGCGGGCATCCACTACTTCTTCCCGCTGCTCACCGGCAAGCGCCTACGGGACCGGCCGGGGCGCCTGTCGTTCTGGGTGATGTTCATCGGGTTCAACATCACCTTCCTGCCCATGCATCTCAGCGGGCTGCGCGGTATGCCGCGCCGCGTCTTCACCTATCCTGCCGATCTGGGCCTGGATACGCTGAACCTCATCTCCAGCGTGGGCGCATTCGTCCTGGCGGCCGGCTTCCTGCCGCTGCTGTGGGACATCGTCTGGACGCTGCGCAAGGGAAAGACCTCGGAGCGGAATCCGTGGGGCGCGGGCACGCTGGAATGGCTGACCGAGATGCCCGGGCAGCCGTGGGGCACGCGTTCGCTCCCGGAGATCGACTCCCGCTATCCGCTGTGGGATCAGCCGGACCTCATGCGCCACGTGGACGAAGGCCGCTTCTACCTGCCCGACGCACAGGAGCTGAAGCGGGAGGCGCTGGTCACGAGCCCGATCGACGCGATCCCCCAACAATGCCTGCGGGTCTCCGGCCCCTCCTTCCTGCCCATGCTGTCGGCGTTCGCCACCGGGGGCGGCTTCATCTTCGCCACATTCCACTGGTGGTGGGCCGCAGCAGCGAGCGCCGGGGCCGCGGTGGTGCTGCTGCTGGCCTGGGTCTGGACCGGGACGGCGCAGATCCCCGAGAAGGACGACAAGGACGTGGGGCTGGGCGTGGTGCTCCCGACGTACGTGTCGGGACCGGAGTCTGTCGGGTGGTGGGGGGTGCTCATCACGATGCTCGGGGACATCACCGCGTTCGGATCCCTCATCTTCGGCTACTTCTTCTACTGGACCGTCCATCCCGACTTCCTGCGGCGGGCGGCGTCGGCGCCCCTGACGACCGGGCTGCTGATCGGTGGGGGGGCGCTGCTCGCGTCGTGGCTCCTCACGCTCTTTGCGCGTCGTCTGAACGGGCGCCCCCGCGGGACGGCGTTCTATCAGGTTCTCAGCGGTGGATTGGCCTGCACGCTCCTGGGAGGCAGCGCGCTGGTGCTGACGCTGCTGCGCTCGGGCCTCGACCCTACTGCGCACGCATACGCCGCCATCGTGTGGGTGATCACGGTGTGGACGGTGCTGCACGTCGCGCTGGGCGGGCTCGTGCAGGCGTATTGCCTGGCGCGCCGGGCGGCCGCGCGCCTCACGCCGCGGTACGACATCGACATCGTCAACACCACGCTCTACTGGCATTTCCTGGCGCTGACCGTCGTGGTCACCGTCGGCGTGCTGGCCGGTGCCCCCTGGCTGGCGTAG